From one Streptomyces sp. CA-210063 genomic stretch:
- the mshA gene encoding D-inositol-3-phosphate glycosyltransferase — protein sequence MSQYVSRLGRRSPAAAARLRLHRKPRRVAMLSVHTSPLHQPGTGDAGGMNVYIVELAQRLAAQGIEVEIFTRATTGALPPTVELAPGVLVRHVDAGPYEGLAKEELPAQLCAFTHGVMQAWAGHRPGYYDLVHSHYWLSGHVGWLAAERWGVPLVHAMHTMAKVKNAALAVGDTPEPAARVIGETQIVRAADRLIANTAEEAHELVRHYEADRAKVAVVHPGVNLDRFRPADGRAAARSRLGLPQDALIPLFAGRIQPLKAPDVLLRAVAVLLDERPELRSRMVVPVVGGPSGSGLAKPEGLQKLAARLGIADVVRFRPPVGQEQLADWFRAASVLVMPSYSESFGLVAIEAQAAGTPVLAASVGGLPVAVRDGQTGFLVQGHDPVAYARVLRDFADTPDLTARMGAAAARHAESFGWDRAAAATADVYTGAMQDHRRHRVRAHYG from the coding sequence GTGAGCCAGTACGTCAGCAGGCTCGGGCGACGCTCCCCGGCCGCGGCGGCGCGGCTGAGGCTGCACCGGAAGCCGCGTCGGGTCGCGATGCTGTCGGTGCACACGTCGCCGCTGCACCAGCCCGGTACGGGCGACGCGGGCGGCATGAACGTATACATCGTGGAGCTGGCGCAGCGCCTGGCCGCGCAGGGCATCGAGGTGGAGATCTTCACCCGGGCCACGACCGGCGCCCTGCCCCCGACGGTCGAGTTGGCCCCCGGGGTGCTGGTCCGGCACGTCGACGCGGGCCCGTACGAGGGGCTGGCCAAGGAGGAGCTCCCGGCCCAGCTCTGCGCCTTCACGCACGGGGTGATGCAGGCGTGGGCCGGCCACCGCCCCGGCTACTACGACCTGGTCCACTCGCACTACTGGCTCTCCGGCCACGTCGGCTGGCTCGCCGCCGAGCGCTGGGGCGTCCCCCTGGTGCATGCCATGCACACGATGGCGAAGGTCAAGAACGCGGCGCTCGCCGTCGGCGACACGCCCGAGCCCGCCGCCCGCGTCATCGGCGAGACCCAGATCGTCCGCGCCGCCGACCGCCTCATCGCCAACACGGCCGAGGAGGCCCACGAACTCGTACGCCACTACGAGGCCGACCGGGCCAAGGTCGCCGTCGTCCACCCGGGCGTCAACCTCGACCGCTTCCGCCCGGCCGACGGCCGCGCCGCCGCCCGGAGCCGCCTCGGCCTGCCCCAGGACGCCCTGATCCCCCTCTTCGCCGGCCGTATCCAGCCGCTGAAGGCCCCCGACGTCCTGCTCCGGGCCGTCGCCGTGCTCCTCGACGAGCGCCCCGAGCTGCGGTCGAGGATGGTCGTGCCGGTGGTCGGCGGGCCGAGCGGCAGCGGGCTCGCCAAGCCGGAAGGCCTGCAGAAACTGGCCGCGCGGCTCGGCATCGCCGATGTCGTACGGTTCCGGCCGCCGGTCGGACAGGAGCAGCTCGCGGACTGGTTCCGGGCGGCGTCCGTGCTGGTCATGCCGTCGTACAGCGAGTCCTTCGGGCTCGTCGCCATCGAGGCGCAGGCGGCCGGTACGCCGGTGCTGGCGGCCTCGGTCGGCGGCCTCCCGGTCGCCGTGCGGGACGGGCAGACCGGTTTCCTGGTCCAGGGCCACGATCCCGTCGCGTACGCGCGCGTGCTGCGCGATTTCGCCGACACCCCCGACCTCACCGCCCGCATGGGCGCGGCCGCCGCCCGCCACGCCGAGTCCTTCGGCTGGGACAGGGCCGCCGCCGCCACCGCGGACGTGTACACGGGGGCCATGCAGGATCACCGCCGCCACCGGGTACGGGCCCACTACGGGTGA
- a CDS encoding SCO4226 family nickel-binding protein yields MTKFMDVHHGMKGITADQLQAAHKADLDIEKDENVHFERAWADPQSGTVYCLSEAPSAEAVQRIHERAGHKADEIHPVPLTV; encoded by the coding sequence ATGACCAAGTTCATGGACGTCCACCACGGGATGAAGGGCATCACCGCCGACCAGCTGCAGGCCGCGCACAAAGCCGACCTCGACATAGAGAAGGACGAGAACGTCCACTTCGAACGCGCCTGGGCCGACCCCCAGTCCGGCACCGTCTACTGCCTCTCCGAGGCCCCCTCGGCCGAAGCCGTCCAGCGCATCCACGAACGCGCCGGCCACAAGGCGGACGAGATCCACCCGGTACCGCTGACGGTCTGA
- a CDS encoding response regulator transcription factor, with product MTRVLVVEDEESFSDALSYMLRKEGFEVAIATTGPDGLDEFERNGADLVLLDLMLPGLPGTEVCRQLRGRSNVPVIMVTAKDSEIDKVVGLEIGADDYVTKPFSSRELVARIRAVLRRRGEPEEVTPAALEAGPVRMDVDRHVVTVSGSKVDLPLKEFDLLEMLLRNAGRVLTRMQLIDRVWGADYVGDTKTLDVHVKRLRAKIEPDPGAPRYLVTVRGLGYKFEP from the coding sequence GTGACCCGAGTGCTCGTCGTCGAGGACGAGGAGTCCTTCTCCGACGCCCTGTCCTACATGCTCCGCAAAGAGGGCTTCGAGGTCGCCATCGCGACCACCGGGCCCGACGGTCTCGACGAGTTCGAGCGCAACGGAGCCGACCTCGTCCTCCTCGACCTGATGCTGCCCGGCCTGCCGGGCACCGAGGTCTGCCGTCAGCTGCGCGGCCGTTCCAATGTCCCGGTGATCATGGTCACCGCCAAGGACAGTGAGATCGACAAGGTCGTGGGCCTGGAAATAGGAGCCGATGACTATGTCACCAAGCCCTTCTCCTCCCGCGAACTCGTCGCCCGTATCCGGGCCGTACTGCGCCGTCGCGGCGAGCCCGAGGAGGTCACCCCTGCCGCGCTGGAGGCCGGCCCCGTCCGCATGGACGTCGACCGTCACGTGGTCACTGTCTCGGGCTCCAAGGTCGACCTCCCCCTCAAGGAGTTCGACCTGCTCGAGATGCTGCTGCGAAACGCGGGCCGCGTCCTGACCCGTATGCAGCTCATCGACCGAGTCTGGGGCGCCGACTACGTGGGCGACACCAAGACCCTCGACGTCCACGTCAAGCGCCTCCGCGCCAAGATCGAGCCGGACCCGGGCGCGCCGCGGTACCTGGTCACCGTGCGCGGCCTCGGCTACAAGTTCGAGCCGTAA
- a CDS encoding YbjN domain-containing protein has translation MADAVSIIEQVLTEAELAWESPGPGTYVVKLPGTRKLSTTVSLIVGKHSLSLNAFVIRHPDENEAGVHRWLLERNLKLYGVSYAVDRLGDIYVTARLPLSTVTPDGIDGLLGQVLEAADGAFNTLLELGFASAIRKEYAWRVSRGESTRNLDAFSHLTRGAADQPDSDQG, from the coding sequence ATGGCTGACGCAGTGTCGATCATCGAGCAGGTCCTCACCGAGGCCGAGCTGGCGTGGGAGAGCCCGGGACCCGGCACCTACGTCGTGAAACTCCCCGGCACCCGCAAACTCTCGACGACCGTCTCCCTCATCGTCGGCAAGCACTCCCTCTCCCTCAACGCCTTCGTCATCCGCCACCCCGACGAGAACGAGGCGGGCGTCCACCGCTGGCTCCTGGAACGCAACCTCAAGCTGTACGGCGTGAGTTACGCCGTCGACCGGCTGGGCGACATCTACGTCACGGCCCGGCTGCCGCTCTCCACCGTCACCCCCGACGGCATCGACGGCCTCCTCGGCCAGGTCCTGGAAGCGGCCGACGGCGCCTTCAACACCCTCCTCGAACTGGGCTTCGCCTCCGCGATCCGCAAGGAGTACGCGTGGCGGGTGTCCCGGGGGGAGTCGACGCGGAACCTGGACGCGTTCAGCCACCTCACGCGAGGGGCGGCCGACCAGCCCGATAGCGACCAGGGGTGA
- a CDS encoding class I SAM-dependent methyltransferase, translating into MAPHPIGTVTRGTTNPNRLRRMDRWIAATHGAELRRATTPLAVDLGYGAAPWTAVELLRRLRAAAPRTQVVGIEIDPARVAAAEPYECEGLTFRHGGFEVPVPGRPTLIRAANVLRQYDEEEVTAVWARLCARLEPATHHSTGGTHSTGGTHSIDGTHSTGGGPRSSHSPSSSGPRSPHSPSSSSGPHSTGGLLVEGTCDEIGRRHVWVALGPEGPRTITFATRLGSLDRPSDLAERLPKALIHRNVPGEPVHAFLRDFDRAWAAAAPYASYGARQRWIRTVRALSADWPVRDGETRWRQGEVTVTWEALAPRG; encoded by the coding sequence ATGGCCCCCCATCCCATCGGCACCGTGACGCGCGGCACCACCAACCCCAACCGCCTCCGCCGCATGGACCGCTGGATCGCCGCCACCCACGGCGCCGAACTCCGCCGCGCGACCACCCCCCTCGCCGTGGACCTCGGTTACGGCGCCGCCCCCTGGACCGCGGTCGAGCTCCTACGCCGTCTCCGCGCGGCGGCGCCCCGTACCCAGGTCGTCGGCATCGAGATCGACCCGGCGAGGGTCGCGGCCGCGGAACCGTACGAGTGCGAGGGCCTGACCTTCCGGCACGGCGGCTTCGAGGTGCCGGTGCCGGGCCGCCCGACCCTCATCCGGGCGGCGAACGTCCTGCGCCAGTACGACGAGGAAGAGGTCACCGCCGTCTGGGCCCGCCTGTGCGCCCGCCTCGAACCGGCCACGCACCACTCCACCGGCGGCACCCACTCCACCGGCGGCACCCACTCCATCGACGGCACCCACTCCACCGGCGGCGGCCCGCGCTCCTCCCACAGCCCCTCCTCCAGCGGCCCGCGCTCCCCCCACAGCCCCTCCTCCTCCAGCGGTCCCCACTCCACCGGCGGCCTGCTCGTCGAGGGCACCTGCGACGAGATCGGGCGTCGGCACGTCTGGGTCGCCCTCGGCCCGGAGGGCCCCCGCACGATCACCTTCGCCACCCGGCTCGGCTCCCTGGACCGCCCCTCCGACCTGGCCGAACGCCTCCCGAAGGCCCTCATCCACCGCAACGTCCCGGGCGAACCGGTGCACGCCTTCCTCCGCGACTTCGACCGCGCCTGGGCCGCCGCGGCCCCGTACGCCTCGTACGGCGCCCGCCAGCGCTGGATCCGCACGGTCCGCGCCCTGAGCGCGGACTGGCCGGTGCGGGACGGGGAGACGCGCTGGCGGCAGGGCGAAGTGACGGTGACGTGGGAGGCGTTGGCGCCACGGGGCTGA
- a CDS encoding DUF2000 domain-containing protein: MSSETSPDQPPIRFDTKIAVLLRDDLETWQRLNVTSFLVSGLGSTLPEVIGDPYEDADGTQYLPMFRQPVVVFEATKEVLKAAHARALSRALPRAVFTSDLFSTGNDRDNRAAVRAVGTGELDLVGLAVYGPRNGVDKVVKGARMHP; this comes from the coding sequence ATGAGCAGCGAGACCTCCCCGGATCAGCCCCCCATCCGCTTCGACACCAAGATCGCCGTCCTCCTCCGCGACGACCTGGAAACCTGGCAGCGCCTCAACGTCACGTCTTTCCTGGTGAGCGGCCTGGGATCGACGCTCCCCGAGGTGATCGGCGACCCGTACGAGGACGCCGACGGCACGCAGTATCTCCCGATGTTCCGCCAGCCGGTCGTGGTCTTCGAGGCCACGAAGGAGGTGCTGAAGGCCGCCCACGCGCGGGCCCTCTCCCGGGCCCTGCCGCGCGCCGTCTTCACCTCCGACCTCTTCAGCACGGGGAACGACCGGGACAACCGTGCGGCCGTACGGGCCGTGGGGACGGGGGAGTTGGACCTGGTGGGGCTGGCGGTCTACGGGCCGCGGAACGGCGTGGACAAGGTGGTGAAGGGGGCGCGGATGCATCCGTAA
- a CDS encoding sensor histidine kinase, translated as MDVNAAVAAAAAIAGVLTGVIAMLAFRVSEREQKRPTRTSLHTDPVLPPGVDTVLSVLRSSAVVLDEADAVVKASSAAYALGLVRGGKLAVEPMSKMARDTRRDGEIRQVELDLPRRGTGRGEALAVSARVAPLGSRLVLLLVEDLTEARRIEAVRRDFVANVSHELKTPVGALSLLSEAVMGASDDPEAVERFAGRMQIEATRLTNLVQELIDLSRVQNDDPLEDAEPVRVEELVAEAVDRCRHQAGTKQITMASNMGAPEGLEQGGGGRRAGGTAELHVWGNRGQLAAALGNLVENAVNYSPARTRVGIAARRVSAPGGDHIEIAVTDQGIGISDKDKERIFERFYRVDPARSRQTGGTGLGLAIVKHVAASHGGEVTVWSSEGQGSTFTLRLPEAGVARDRAAQHPDLDAEDGQPHTAPSPYEPLPAPEVLP; from the coding sequence ATGGACGTGAACGCGGCGGTTGCCGCAGCGGCAGCGATCGCCGGAGTGCTCACCGGTGTCATCGCCATGCTGGCGTTCCGCGTCAGCGAGCGCGAGCAGAAGCGTCCCACCAGAACCTCCCTGCACACGGACCCGGTGCTTCCGCCCGGCGTCGACACCGTGCTCTCCGTGCTGCGCTCCTCCGCGGTCGTGCTCGACGAGGCGGACGCCGTCGTCAAGGCCAGCTCCGCCGCGTACGCCCTCGGGCTGGTGCGCGGCGGGAAGCTCGCCGTCGAGCCGATGTCGAAGATGGCGCGCGACACGCGCCGGGACGGCGAGATACGCCAGGTCGAGCTGGATCTGCCCCGGCGCGGCACGGGACGCGGCGAGGCGCTCGCCGTCTCCGCGCGCGTCGCGCCCCTGGGCTCCCGGCTCGTCCTGCTCCTCGTCGAGGACCTCACCGAGGCCCGCCGTATAGAAGCCGTACGCCGCGACTTCGTCGCCAACGTCAGCCATGAGCTGAAGACGCCGGTCGGCGCCCTCTCCCTCCTCTCGGAGGCCGTCATGGGGGCGTCGGACGACCCCGAGGCGGTGGAACGGTTCGCCGGGCGCATGCAGATCGAGGCCACCCGGCTCACCAACCTCGTGCAGGAACTCATCGACCTCTCCCGGGTGCAGAACGACGACCCGCTGGAGGACGCCGAGCCCGTACGGGTGGAGGAGCTGGTCGCCGAGGCCGTCGACCGCTGCCGCCACCAGGCCGGCACCAAGCAGATCACCATGGCTTCGAACATGGGGGCGCCCGAAGGGCTCGAGCAGGGTGGTGGCGGGCGACGGGCGGGCGGCACCGCCGAGCTGCATGTCTGGGGCAACCGCGGGCAGCTCGCCGCCGCCCTCGGCAACCTCGTCGAGAACGCCGTCAACTACTCGCCGGCCCGCACCCGCGTCGGCATAGCCGCCCGCAGGGTCAGCGCGCCCGGCGGGGACCATATCGAGATCGCCGTGACCGACCAGGGCATCGGCATCTCGGACAAGGACAAGGAGCGCATCTTCGAGCGCTTCTACCGCGTGGACCCGGCCCGTTCCCGCCAGACCGGCGGTACGGGTCTCGGTCTCGCGATCGTCAAGCACGTGGCCGCCTCGCACGGCGGGGAGGTCACGGTGTGGAGCTCGGAGGGACAGGGCTCCACGTTCACCCTCAGGCTGCCGGAGGCGGGCGTGGCCCGCGACCGCGCGGCCCAGCACCCGGACCTCGACGCCGAGGACGGACAGCCTCACACCGCCCCATCCCCGTACGAACCGCTTCCCGCCCCGGAGGTCCTTCCGTGA
- a CDS encoding MDR family MFS transporter, with product MPLVAARRAVRESVSGLPREFWWLWTSTLVNRLGAFVATFMALYLTLDRGYSASYAGLVASLHGLGGVISSLGGGVMADRLGRRPTLLIAQASTAVSVALLGFVQDPVAIAAVAFLVGATSNASRPAVQAMMADIVRPEDRVRAFSLNYWAINLGFAISSMGAGFIAEVSYLAGFLIEAGMTLACAIVVFLKLPESRPERTAVEKAGDDEVGLGTVARDGRFMGVVGLSFLVALIFQQGSVGLPVAMGEAGFTPADYGLAIAVNGVLIVALQIPVTRFIEHRDPGRLLVVSSVLAGYGFGLTAFAGSIGVFALTVCVWTLAEIVNAPTQTGVVVRLSPVQGRGRYQGMYTMSWSVAALVAPLMSGVVIDRWGAEWLWGLCAVIGTVAGVGYWALMRRMPEPEGEAAAAAAAATAADAATAEKPIGEIVREPVVEIVGEPAVEAVVEPAMEAVVEPVVEAVVGAAVEAQARTGSV from the coding sequence ATGCCACTCGTCGCTGCCAGACGTGCCGTCCGGGAGTCCGTCTCGGGGCTGCCCCGGGAGTTCTGGTGGCTGTGGACCAGCACGCTCGTCAACCGGCTGGGCGCGTTCGTCGCCACCTTCATGGCGCTGTATCTGACGCTGGACCGCGGGTACTCCGCCTCGTACGCCGGGCTGGTGGCCTCGCTGCACGGTCTCGGCGGGGTCATTTCGTCGCTCGGCGGCGGCGTCATGGCTGACCGGCTCGGGCGGCGGCCCACTCTGCTGATCGCGCAGGCCTCGACGGCCGTGTCGGTCGCGCTGCTCGGCTTCGTACAGGATCCCGTCGCGATCGCCGCCGTCGCCTTCCTCGTCGGCGCCACCAGCAACGCCTCCCGGCCCGCCGTGCAGGCGATGATGGCGGACATCGTCCGGCCCGAGGACCGCGTACGGGCGTTCTCCCTCAACTACTGGGCCATCAACCTCGGCTTCGCCATCTCCTCCATGGGCGCCGGGTTCATCGCCGAGGTCAGCTATCTCGCCGGGTTCCTCATCGAGGCGGGGATGACGCTGGCCTGCGCGATCGTCGTCTTCCTGAAGCTCCCGGAGTCACGACCGGAGCGTACGGCGGTGGAGAAGGCCGGCGATGACGAGGTAGGGCTCGGGACCGTGGCGCGCGACGGGCGGTTCATGGGCGTCGTCGGGTTGTCCTTCCTGGTCGCGCTGATCTTCCAGCAGGGGTCGGTCGGACTGCCGGTCGCGATGGGGGAAGCCGGCTTCACGCCTGCCGACTACGGCCTCGCCATCGCCGTCAACGGTGTCCTCATCGTCGCGCTGCAGATCCCCGTCACCCGTTTCATCGAGCATCGCGATCCCGGGCGGCTTCTCGTCGTCTCGTCGGTGCTCGCGGGGTACGGCTTCGGTCTCACCGCCTTCGCCGGGTCGATCGGCGTCTTCGCCCTCACCGTCTGTGTCTGGACCCTCGCCGAGATCGTCAACGCGCCCACCCAGACCGGCGTCGTCGTCCGGCTCTCGCCCGTACAGGGGCGCGGGCGCTACCAGGGCATGTACACCATGTCCTGGTCGGTCGCCGCCCTCGTCGCCCCGCTCATGTCCGGCGTCGTCATCGACCGGTGGGGCGCGGAGTGGCTGTGGGGGTTGTGCGCGGTGATCGGGACCGTGGCGGGGGTGGGGTACTGGGCGCTGATGCGGCGGATGCCGGAGCCTGAGGGGGAGGCCGCGGCCGCCGCGGCCGCCGCGACCGCGGCGGATGCCGCGACGGCCGAGAAGCCCATCGGGGAGATCGTCAGGGAGCCCGTCGTGGAGATCGTCGGGGAGCCCGCCGTGGAGGCCGTCGTGGAGCCCGCCATGGAGGCCGTCGTGGAGCCCGTCGTGGAGGCCGTCGTCGGTGCGGCCGTGGAGGCGCAGGCTCGTACCGGCTCGGTCTGA
- a CDS encoding phosphoglyceromutase, whose translation MADAPYKLILLRHGESEWNEKNLFTGWVDVNLTPKGEKEATRGGELLKDAGLLPDVLHTSLQRRAIRTAQLALDSADRLWIPVHRSWRLNERHYGALQGKDKAQTLAEFGEEQFMLWRRSYDTPPPPLADDSEFSQAADARYATIPPELRPRTECLKDVVTRMLPYWYDGIVPDLLTGRTVLVAAHGNSLRALVKHLDGISDADIAGLNIPTGIPLSYELDADFKPLNPGGTYLDPDAAAAAIEAVKNQGKKK comes from the coding sequence ATGGCCGACGCACCGTACAAGCTGATCCTCCTCCGCCACGGCGAGAGCGAGTGGAACGAGAAGAACCTGTTCACCGGCTGGGTGGACGTCAATCTCACGCCGAAGGGAGAGAAGGAGGCGACGCGCGGCGGTGAGCTGCTGAAGGACGCCGGCCTGCTCCCGGACGTGCTCCACACCTCCCTCCAGAGGCGCGCCATCCGCACCGCGCAGCTGGCCCTCGATTCCGCCGACCGCCTCTGGATCCCGGTCCACCGCAGCTGGCGCCTGAACGAGCGCCACTACGGCGCCCTCCAGGGCAAGGACAAGGCGCAGACCCTCGCGGAGTTCGGCGAGGAGCAGTTCATGCTGTGGCGCCGCTCGTACGACACCCCGCCGCCCCCGCTCGCGGACGACTCCGAGTTCTCCCAGGCGGCCGACGCACGCTACGCGACCATCCCCCCGGAGCTCCGCCCCCGCACGGAGTGCCTCAAGGACGTCGTCACCCGCATGCTCCCCTACTGGTACGACGGCATCGTCCCCGACCTCCTGACCGGCCGCACGGTCCTCGTCGCCGCCCACGGCAACTCCCTCCGCGCCCTCGTCAAGCACCTCGACGGCATCTCCGACGCCGACATCGCGGGCCTGAACATCCCGACGGGCATCCCCCTGTCCTACGAACTCGACGCCGACTTCAAGCCGCTGAACCCGGGCGGCACCTACCTCGACCCGGACGCTGCCGCAGCGGCGATCGAGGCGGTCAAGAACCAGGGCAAGAAGAAGTAA
- the phoU gene encoding phosphate signaling complex protein PhoU codes for MRDAYHEELDSIGEGLVEMARLVGSAIGRATTAMLDADLKLAESVIEADKKVDDLQHDLEARAIALLARQQPVATDLRIVVTSLRMSADLERSGDLAQHVAKLTRLRFPDRTVPRDLHATILEMGQLAQRLMAKAAEVIITKDVDLALQLETDDDAMDLLHRALFQHLMDDRWQHGIETAVDVTLLGRYYERFADHAVSVAKRVVYLVTGEHADELQADIQPVTGVEGA; via the coding sequence ATGCGGGACGCGTACCACGAGGAACTTGACTCGATCGGTGAGGGCCTTGTCGAGATGGCCCGACTGGTGGGGTCGGCGATCGGACGTGCCACGACGGCGATGCTCGACGCCGACCTGAAGCTGGCCGAGAGCGTGATCGAGGCCGACAAGAAGGTCGACGACCTGCAGCACGACCTGGAGGCTCGCGCGATAGCCCTGCTGGCGAGGCAGCAGCCGGTGGCGACGGACCTCCGTATCGTCGTGACCTCCCTGCGCATGTCGGCCGACCTGGAGCGCTCCGGCGACCTCGCCCAGCATGTGGCCAAGCTCACCCGGCTCCGCTTCCCCGACCGCACGGTCCCGCGCGACCTGCACGCCACGATCCTGGAGATGGGCCAGCTCGCGCAGCGCCTGATGGCCAAGGCCGCCGAGGTGATCATCACCAAGGACGTCGACCTCGCGCTCCAGTTGGAGACGGACGACGACGCGATGGACCTCCTCCACCGCGCCCTCTTCCAGCACCTCATGGACGACCGCTGGCAGCACGGCATCGAGACCGCCGTCGACGTCACCCTCCTCGGCCGCTACTACGAGCGCTTCGCCGACCACGCGGTGTCCGTCGCCAAGCGTGTGGTGTACCTGGTGACGGGCGAGCACGCGGACGAGCTGCAGGCGGACATCCAGCCGGTCACTGGGGTGGAGGGGGCGTAG
- a CDS encoding C40 family peptidase: MGAGKRSLTMAAVAVVCAMTVLGAPVTAYASQTKPTEPTPSPSPSGTSDSSDTSGDSGSPDTASTPASTPVTNEELEAVREKLESLYHDAAVATDAYNAAEEKADKQSAEIVDLAHEMVKGQEKLDKLQDLIGAAARAQYRGGGLPPEVQLWLSENPQDFLEGADRLRQGQLATKGLLAEMTQTQQDLEQYSKDASARWEKLEANRKAKDKAKKKIKKQIAAAEELEAQLEDDELERLAQLEEDAAQQSQAAWLDSGILDEINGKASEQGKKAVKFATDQIGKPYEWGAEGPKTYDCSGLTSQAWAAAGLTIPRTSQEQWKQLRHIDIQDMRPGDLIIYNSDASHVAMYIGDGSIIHAPRPGRTVTIAGAGTMEILGVVRPDA, encoded by the coding sequence ATGGGAGCCGGCAAGCGGAGCCTGACCATGGCGGCCGTGGCCGTGGTCTGCGCGATGACCGTGCTGGGCGCACCGGTCACCGCGTACGCGAGCCAGACGAAACCGACCGAGCCGACCCCGAGCCCCTCCCCTTCGGGGACTTCGGACAGTTCCGATACTTCGGGTGATTCAGGTAGTCCGGATACGGCCTCGACACCCGCCTCGACTCCCGTGACGAACGAGGAGTTGGAGGCCGTCCGCGAAAAGCTGGAGAGCCTCTACCACGACGCCGCGGTCGCCACGGACGCGTACAACGCCGCCGAGGAGAAGGCCGACAAGCAGTCCGCCGAGATCGTCGATCTGGCCCACGAGATGGTCAAGGGCCAGGAGAAGCTGGACAAGTTGCAGGACCTCATCGGTGCCGCGGCCCGCGCCCAGTACCGCGGCGGCGGCCTCCCGCCCGAGGTGCAGCTGTGGCTGAGTGAGAACCCCCAGGACTTCCTGGAGGGCGCCGACCGCCTGCGCCAGGGGCAGCTCGCGACCAAGGGCCTGCTCGCCGAAATGACTCAGACCCAGCAGGACTTGGAGCAGTACTCCAAGGACGCCTCCGCGCGCTGGGAGAAGCTGGAAGCCAACCGCAAGGCCAAGGACAAGGCCAAGAAGAAGATCAAGAAGCAGATCGCCGCCGCCGAGGAACTGGAAGCGCAGCTGGAGGACGACGAGCTGGAGCGGCTGGCACAGCTGGAGGAGGACGCCGCGCAGCAGTCACAGGCAGCGTGGTTGGACTCCGGCATCCTCGACGAGATCAACGGCAAGGCGTCCGAGCAGGGCAAGAAGGCCGTGAAGTTCGCGACGGACCAGATAGGCAAACCGTACGAATGGGGCGCCGAGGGCCCCAAGACCTACGACTGCTCCGGCCTCACCAGCCAGGCCTGGGCCGCCGCCGGCCTGACCATCCCCCGCACCTCCCAGGAGCAGTGGAAGCAGCTCCGGCACATCGACATCCAGGACATGCGCCCCGGCGACCTCATCATCTACAACTCCGACGCCAGCCATGTCGCCATGTACATAGGCGACGGCTCCATCATCCACGCCCCTCGACCGGGTCGTACGGTGACGATCGCGGGGGCGGGGACGATGGAGATCCTGGGAGTTGTACGGCCGGATGCGTAG
- a CDS encoding AraC family transcriptional regulator, whose product MRPLRPKSPQQSRQQSRRPSPQPSPQREVSAWRPRVPGIVEVFHAHYTEYAYPMHVHDAWTLLIVDDGAVRYELDRHEHGTPNDTVSLLPPHVPHNGAPVTEEGFRKRVLYLAPDSSALDESLIGAAVDRPDLRDPVLRLRVGQLHAALARPGDEWEAESRLTLVGERLRRHLRPRATREPRPVGRTVAHRLRELLDEHVADGVTLEEAAGMVHAHPAHLVRAFGAAFGIAPHQYLMSRRVERARRLLLEGMRPGEAAVAAGFYDQAHLTRHFRRWVGVTPGRYRAGRPPLA is encoded by the coding sequence ATGCGCCCCCTGCGGCCGAAGTCCCCTCAGCAGTCCCGTCAGCAGTCCCGCCGGCCGTCCCCTCAGCCGTCCCCCCAGCGTGAAGTGTCCGCCTGGCGGCCGCGTGTGCCCGGGATCGTCGAGGTCTTCCACGCGCACTACACCGAGTACGCGTACCCGATGCACGTCCACGACGCCTGGACCCTGCTCATCGTCGACGACGGCGCCGTGCGGTACGAGTTGGACCGGCATGAGCACGGGACGCCGAACGACACGGTCTCGTTGTTGCCGCCGCATGTGCCGCACAACGGGGCGCCGGTGACGGAGGAGGGCTTTCGCAAACGGGTGTTGTACCTGGCTCCGGATTCGAGCGCGCTCGACGAGAGTCTCATCGGGGCGGCCGTGGACAGGCCTGACCTGCGGGATCCCGTACTGCGGCTGCGCGTGGGGCAGTTGCACGCGGCGCTCGCGCGGCCGGGGGACGAGTGGGAGGCTGAGAGCCGGCTGACGCTGGTCGGGGAGCGGTTGCGGAGGCATCTACGGCCTCGGGCCACCCGGGAACCACGGCCCGTCGGTCGTACGGTCGCCCATCGGCTGCGTGAGCTTCTCGACGAGCACGTCGCCGACGGGGTGACCCTGGAGGAGGCCGCGGGGATGGTGCATGCCCACCCCGCGCATCTCGTACGGGCGTTCGGGGCGGCCTTCGGGATCGCGCCGCACCAGTATCTGATGTCACGGCGGGTGGAGCGGGCCAGGCGGCTGCTGCTGGAGGGGATGCGGCCGGGCGAGGCGGCGGTGGCGGCCGGGTTCTACGACCAGGCACATCTGACCCGGCACTTCAGGCGGTGGGTGGGGGTCACCCCTGGTCGCTATCGGGCTGGTCGGCCGCCCCTCGCGTGA